In the genome of Haloarcula sp. CBA1129, one region contains:
- a CDS encoding amidohydrolase family protein — protein MTEPSAASIAFRDARVLDGSGRPPFTASVRVADGRIDAISDDSLDADRIVDLDGSYLAPGFIDMHAHSELRLFEHPGAKEKLTQGITTEVLGQDGVSVAPVPAALTEEWAERVKSLDGTLGDTWPWHSVDGYLSALESAEPAVNCAYYAPHGNIRSMLAGFEDRPLTGEHVVSAGPVTSQRLAEPEFDGDAPPGELDALQQELEVALEEGAFGMSKGMIYPPSSYARDDELVALADTLAQRDSFMISHVWNETDRVVESIDRYLDICRRGGCHAHVSHLKVGGQQNWGESEAVLDLFDDAVDRGQRVTFDQYPYTAGSTMLTALLPPWARQGESEDIRHRLNSTAVRDRIAADISQPGDWENLAYAAGSWDNILITRTGSSRYQGDTIEDIAAEMDREPVDAMCELLVAEELDVTMADFVMAEEDIERFLADDRGTFCTDGIFGGKPHPRAIGAFGRILERYVRERDVLSPELMAYKAAGNPADILGLRDRGYVREGYVADLVAFDLDSVSANATYEEPFQYTDGMEYVLVGGEIAVRDGEPTGTRNGAVLRSYEEWGGAARPGLDRAAGD, from the coding sequence ATGACCGAGCCGAGTGCCGCGTCTATCGCGTTCCGAGACGCGCGGGTGCTGGACGGGAGCGGTCGCCCCCCGTTCACTGCGAGCGTGCGTGTCGCCGACGGTCGAATCGATGCCATCAGCGACGACTCGCTCGACGCCGACCGTATCGTCGACCTCGACGGGTCGTATCTCGCGCCGGGATTCATCGACATGCATGCGCATTCGGAACTGCGCCTGTTCGAGCACCCCGGGGCCAAGGAGAAACTGACGCAGGGTATCACGACAGAAGTCCTCGGGCAGGACGGGGTCAGCGTCGCCCCGGTTCCGGCAGCCCTCACCGAGGAATGGGCAGAACGGGTCAAGTCACTCGACGGGACCCTCGGCGATACGTGGCCGTGGCACAGCGTCGACGGCTATCTCTCGGCGCTCGAATCAGCCGAGCCGGCCGTCAACTGTGCGTACTACGCCCCACACGGCAACATCCGGTCGATGCTGGCCGGATTCGAGGACCGCCCGCTCACTGGCGAACACGTCGTCTCTGCCGGCCCAGTCACCAGTCAGCGGCTGGCCGAACCCGAGTTCGACGGTGACGCGCCACCCGGAGAACTGGACGCCCTCCAACAGGAACTGGAAGTGGCGCTCGAAGAAGGGGCCTTTGGCATGTCCAAAGGGATGATTTACCCGCCGAGTTCGTACGCCCGTGACGACGAACTGGTGGCGCTCGCGGACACACTCGCCCAGCGCGACTCGTTTATGATTTCCCACGTCTGGAACGAGACGGATCGGGTGGTCGAATCTATCGACCGGTATCTCGACATCTGTCGGCGCGGCGGCTGTCACGCCCACGTCTCCCATCTCAAGGTCGGCGGCCAGCAGAACTGGGGGGAGTCCGAGGCCGTGCTCGACCTGTTCGACGACGCCGTCGACCGGGGCCAACGGGTCACCTTCGACCAGTATCCCTACACCGCCGGGTCGACGATGCTGACCGCGCTGTTGCCGCCGTGGGCACGGCAGGGTGAGTCGGAAGACATCCGTCATCGTCTCAACTCCACGGCAGTTCGCGACCGCATCGCCGCTGACATCTCCCAGCCGGGCGACTGGGAGAACCTCGCGTACGCCGCCGGGTCGTGGGATAACATCCTCATCACGCGAACCGGAAGCAGTCGCTATCAGGGCGACACCATCGAGGATATCGCTGCCGAGATGGACCGCGAGCCGGTCGATGCGATGTGTGAACTCCTCGTCGCGGAGGAACTGGACGTGACGATGGCCGACTTCGTGATGGCTGAGGAAGACATCGAGCGGTTCCTCGCGGACGACCGCGGCACGTTCTGCACGGACGGTATCTTCGGCGGGAAGCCCCACCCGCGAGCTATCGGCGCGTTTGGCCGAATTCTCGAACGGTACGTCCGAGAGCGTGACGTGCTCTCGCCGGAACTGATGGCGTACAAGGCCGCCGGAAACCCGGCCGACATCCTCGGGCTCAGGGACCGTGGCTACGTCCGGGAGGGGTACGTCGCGGACCTCGTCGCCTTCGACCTCGACTCGGTGTCAGCCAACGCGACCTACGAGGAGCCGTTCCAGTACACCGACGGGATGGAATACGTCCTCGTCGGCGGTGAGATTGCCGTCCGGGACGGCGAACCGACCGGCACTCGGAACGGCGCGGTGCTTCGCTCCTATGAGGAGTGGGGCGGTGCGGCCCGTCCGGGCCTCGACCGCGCTGCTGGTGACTGA
- a CDS encoding Zn-dependent hydrolase — MPSVSLDSERFRRRFDTFNEIGATEAGGVNRPSLSDANKDARDTLVEWFREAGLEVRIDTMGNIFGRRDGADGDAAPVLFGSHIDSQYNGGRYDGVIGVLGGLEVIEAFNDAGVTTERPLEVVAWSNEEGVRFQPDMLGSGVYCDIFDLDYAYEREAKDGKRFGDELERIGYKGETPCEADDIHCYFEMHVEQGPFLEQQDIPVAAVEGVFGFSWLNVTFEGQANHAGPTPMDMRHDAFVATADVTRAVRRITATEGTDLVGTVGSVDVWPNAINVIPERVEFTLDFRSYDDAVVDAAVEQIRAEVAHAAEREGLEYEIEEIMRVDADPFDQDCIDTVVEAAETVGCEYTRLVSGAGHDANYLNKMTPTSMIFVPSVDGISHRESEFTDWEDIVTGTEVLLNAVRTKAAE, encoded by the coding sequence ATGCCATCCGTCAGTCTCGACAGCGAACGGTTCAGACGGCGCTTCGACACATTCAACGAGATCGGCGCGACAGAAGCGGGCGGCGTCAATCGTCCCAGCCTCTCCGACGCGAACAAGGATGCTCGCGATACGCTCGTCGAGTGGTTCCGCGAGGCCGGGCTGGAAGTCCGTATCGACACGATGGGCAACATCTTCGGTCGCCGAGACGGGGCTGACGGCGACGCCGCGCCGGTCCTGTTCGGGTCGCACATCGACAGCCAGTACAACGGCGGGCGGTACGACGGCGTTATCGGCGTCCTCGGCGGGCTGGAGGTCATCGAGGCGTTCAACGACGCCGGCGTGACGACCGAACGCCCACTAGAGGTGGTCGCTTGGAGCAACGAAGAGGGCGTACGCTTCCAGCCGGATATGCTCGGCAGCGGCGTCTACTGTGATATCTTCGACCTCGACTACGCGTACGAGCGCGAGGCCAAGGACGGGAAGCGCTTCGGCGACGAACTCGAACGCATCGGCTACAAGGGCGAAACACCCTGTGAAGCGGACGATATCCACTGCTACTTCGAGATGCACGTCGAGCAGGGGCCGTTTCTCGAACAGCAGGACATCCCCGTCGCCGCCGTCGAGGGCGTGTTCGGCTTTTCGTGGCTGAATGTCACCTTCGAGGGACAGGCCAACCACGCCGGGCCGACGCCGATGGATATGCGCCACGACGCCTTCGTGGCGACGGCGGACGTGACGCGAGCCGTCCGGCGGATTACAGCAACCGAGGGGACAGACCTCGTTGGTACGGTCGGCAGCGTCGACGTGTGGCCGAACGCTATCAACGTCATCCCCGAACGCGTTGAGTTCACGCTCGATTTCCGCTCGTACGACGACGCAGTCGTCGACGCGGCCGTCGAACAGATCAGAGCGGAGGTCGCCCACGCGGCCGAGCGCGAAGGGCTCGAATACGAGATCGAGGAGATCATGCGGGTCGACGCGGACCCGTTCGACCAAGACTGCATCGACACCGTCGTCGAGGCCGCCGAGACAGTCGGCTGTGAGTACACGCGGCTAGTCAGCGGCGCGGGCCACGACGCGAACTACCTCAACAAGATGACCCCAACGAGCATGATTTTCGTGCCGAGCGTCGACGGGATCAGCCACCGCGAGAGCGAGTTCACCGATTGGGAGGACATCGTCACCGGGACCGAAGTACTGCTGAACGCAGTCCGGACGAAGGCCGCCGAGTGA
- a CDS encoding (2Fe-2S)-binding protein: MPKTGGYAVDIELTINGERTIVEAGSETDLATVLRQHGYIGVKCGCDGGTCGASKVFVDGEVRMACGMTAADADGSEVQTVAALGTQDDLHPVQQAFVDNFAVQCGFCIPGMVIQAVALLDSNPDPTEREVREALDDNVCRCTGYQKPVEAVLDAADRMQGEQSVAADGGQPASLGPRGADSTDCCGGGCDE, encoded by the coding sequence ATGCCGAAAACTGGAGGATACGCTGTGGATATTGAACTCACAATCAACGGCGAGCGGACAATAGTCGAAGCCGGGTCGGAGACGGACCTGGCGACGGTTTTGAGACAACACGGCTACATCGGCGTCAAGTGCGGCTGTGACGGTGGGACCTGCGGCGCGTCGAAGGTGTTCGTCGACGGCGAGGTGCGCATGGCCTGCGGGATGACTGCGGCGGACGCTGACGGAAGTGAGGTACAGACTGTCGCGGCGCTTGGGACACAGGACGACCTGCACCCGGTCCAGCAAGCGTTCGTCGACAACTTCGCCGTCCAATGTGGATTCTGTATCCCGGGGATGGTGATTCAGGCGGTGGCGTTGCTGGATTCGAACCCCGACCCAACCGAACGGGAGGTCCGGGAGGCACTGGACGACAACGTCTGTCGGTGTACCGGCTATCAGAAGCCAGTCGAGGCCGTTCTAGACGCAGCAGATCGAATGCAGGGCGAGCAGTCGGTGGCCGCAGACGGCGGCCAGCCGGCCAGTTTGGGACCCCGTGGAGCCGACTCGACAGACTGCTGTGGAGGTGGCTGCGATGAATAA
- a CDS encoding xanthine dehydrogenase family protein molybdopterin-binding subunit: MNNDDETAKADGGTASQSETVEDERHEEHPLEWDEPENNDKAPDERDSVSHRAEKYDDRKLVTGQAKYTADYEERYPDLAYAAVVRSEIPHGRVTGIDASAAEAMDGVEVVLTPESDAVPNGKYTSAGQSYPEPSPWDMRVLNEHVRYIGDPVAAVAAEDRATATAAVEAIEVSYEEDDYVTDPEEAFDGDAPQLFEDGEVENEIVGYDYDRNRMAHIEGELGDVDAALDGDTHVHETEWETIRQSHANVEKHTSLAYTDEDDRHVLITSTQVPNHTRRQLAHLFDIPIRDIRVTKPRVGGGFGGKQAMVVEPIPLALSLATDRPVLYEASRQEEFYAMRSRHPMKVRAKTAVTDDGDIEAIDLYALSNTGAYGSHGMTVAGNVGSKPLPLYSKVPNARFEADIVHTNTPQTGAMRGYGAPQGTLALEGHLDEVARDLGLDPIEFRRRHHMEVGDLDEIAGMMGGEGAERRIRSCGLDECIERGKEAIGYDDLEQPEEDHLHRGIGMALSAQGTGVAGDELGAAQLMMNEDGSFHLQVGGVDIGTGADTAFLQIAAEVLGCDEDDIIVKSSDTDVTPFDYGAYASSTTYISGMAVKKAAEDAKARILDWGSKLLDEPVEKLETGNGTVYSETSGDSVALEEIGYEAAYGDDEREHILGKGTHCTDESPPPFAAQFADVTVDETTGEFDVHKLVVAVDCGVAINPGMAEGQIEGANHMSYEMAVSEGITLDDEGRAEVTDFDEYGLPSATETPPIESILVETHEPTGPFGAKSVAEVPTNTVPPALSNAVRDAVGVRIREMPITAEKIASKLDERTD; encoded by the coding sequence ATGAATAACGACGACGAGACAGCCAAAGCTGACGGGGGCACGGCCTCCCAATCAGAGACCGTCGAAGACGAGCGACACGAGGAACACCCACTGGAGTGGGACGAACCGGAAAACAACGACAAGGCCCCCGACGAGCGCGACAGCGTCTCTCACCGGGCCGAGAAGTACGACGACCGAAAGCTCGTCACCGGACAGGCGAAGTACACCGCCGACTATGAGGAGCGGTATCCGGACCTCGCGTACGCAGCGGTCGTCCGGAGCGAGATTCCACACGGCCGCGTGACCGGTATCGATGCGAGCGCAGCCGAGGCGATGGACGGCGTCGAAGTCGTCCTGACACCTGAATCCGACGCGGTTCCGAACGGAAAATACACGAGCGCCGGGCAGTCCTATCCCGAACCGAGCCCGTGGGACATGCGGGTGCTGAACGAGCACGTCCGCTACATCGGCGACCCGGTTGCCGCCGTCGCAGCCGAAGACCGGGCGACCGCGACTGCCGCCGTCGAGGCTATCGAGGTGTCCTACGAAGAGGACGACTACGTCACCGACCCCGAGGAAGCCTTCGACGGGGACGCACCCCAGCTGTTCGAGGACGGCGAGGTCGAAAACGAAATCGTCGGCTACGACTACGACCGCAACCGGATGGCCCATATCGAGGGGGAACTCGGAGATGTGGACGCGGCGCTCGACGGCGACACCCACGTCCACGAGACCGAGTGGGAGACGATTCGCCAGTCCCACGCGAACGTCGAGAAACACACCTCGCTTGCGTATACGGACGAAGATGACCGCCACGTCCTCATCACCAGCACGCAGGTGCCAAACCACACGCGCCGCCAGCTCGCCCACCTGTTCGACATTCCAATCCGCGATATCCGGGTGACGAAGCCGCGGGTCGGCGGCGGTTTCGGCGGCAAGCAGGCGATGGTCGTCGAGCCGATTCCGCTCGCGCTGTCGCTTGCCACCGACCGCCCGGTCCTCTACGAAGCCAGCCGCCAAGAGGAGTTCTACGCGATGCGCTCGCGCCATCCGATGAAAGTCCGGGCGAAGACGGCCGTGACCGACGACGGCGACATCGAAGCCATCGACCTGTACGCGCTGTCGAACACTGGCGCGTACGGCAGCCACGGCATGACCGTCGCGGGCAACGTCGGAAGCAAGCCACTGCCGCTGTACTCGAAAGTCCCCAACGCCCGCTTCGAGGCCGACATCGTCCACACGAACACGCCACAAACCGGGGCGATGCGGGGCTACGGCGCGCCACAGGGCACGCTCGCGCTGGAAGGCCATCTCGACGAGGTGGCCCGCGATCTCGGTCTCGACCCTATCGAGTTCCGCCGACGGCACCACATGGAAGTCGGCGACCTCGACGAAATCGCGGGGATGATGGGCGGCGAAGGCGCAGAGCGTCGAATTCGGTCGTGTGGCCTCGATGAGTGCATCGAACGCGGGAAAGAGGCTATCGGCTACGACGACCTCGAACAGCCCGAAGAAGACCATCTGCATCGCGGCATCGGGATGGCGCTGTCCGCGCAGGGAACCGGCGTTGCCGGCGACGAACTCGGGGCCGCCCAGCTGATGATGAACGAGGACGGGAGCTTCCACTTGCAGGTCGGCGGCGTCGATATCGGGACGGGTGCTGACACGGCGTTCCTCCAGATTGCCGCGGAAGTACTGGGCTGTGACGAGGACGACATAATTGTCAAATCCTCCGATACGGACGTGACGCCCTTCGACTACGGTGCGTACGCCTCCTCGACGACATACATCAGCGGGATGGCCGTGAAGAAGGCCGCGGAAGATGCGAAAGCACGAATTCTCGACTGGGGGTCCAAGCTGCTCGACGAACCGGTCGAGAAGCTGGAAACGGGCAACGGGACGGTGTACAGCGAGACCAGCGGCGATTCAGTCGCGCTCGAAGAAATCGGCTACGAAGCCGCGTACGGCGACGACGAACGCGAACACATCCTTGGGAAGGGGACTCACTGCACCGACGAGAGTCCCCCGCCCTTCGCCGCGCAGTTCGCCGACGTGACGGTCGACGAGACCACCGGCGAGTTCGATGTGCACAAACTGGTTGTCGCGGTCGACTGTGGCGTCGCCATCAACCCCGGTATGGCCGAGGGGCAGATCGAGGGCGCGAACCACATGAGCTACGAGATGGCCGTCAGCGAGGGCATCACGCTCGACGACGAAGGACGAGCGGAAGTAACGGACTTTGACGAGTACGGGCTGCCGTCGGCGACCGAGACGCCGCCTATCGAGTCGATTCTAGTCGAGACCCACGAACCAACCGGTCCCTTCGGCGCGAAGTCGGTTGCCGAAGTCCCGACCAACACGGTCCCACCGGCGCTGTCCAACGCCGTCCGTGACGCCGTCGGCGTCCGTATCCGTGAAATGCCGATCACCGCCGAAAAAATCGCGTCGAAACTGGACGAGCGTACGGACTGA
- a CDS encoding (2Fe-2S)-binding protein, which yields MQIELEVNGETETFEATKSDSLLDVLRANGYTGAKRGCDTGACGFCTVHVDGEPVKSCVEPVLNVQDASVETIEGLGEQDDLHPVQQAFVDNTALQCGFCIPGMIMRSTALLETNPDPTEKEVREALSDNLCRCTGYKKIVEAVLDAAERLNDETAVAADGGTAVDSDSTATVTECSLGGCDCMEGEQ from the coding sequence ATGCAAATCGAACTGGAAGTGAACGGCGAGACGGAGACGTTCGAGGCGACCAAATCCGACTCCCTCCTCGATGTATTGCGAGCGAACGGATACACCGGTGCGAAGCGGGGGTGTGACACCGGTGCGTGTGGATTCTGTACGGTGCACGTCGACGGCGAGCCAGTGAAATCCTGCGTCGAGCCGGTGCTGAACGTACAGGACGCATCCGTCGAGACAATCGAAGGACTGGGCGAACAGGACGACCTCCACCCGGTACAGCAGGCGTTCGTCGACAACACCGCGCTGCAGTGTGGCTTTTGCATCCCGGGGATGATAATGCGCTCGACAGCGCTGCTGGAGACGAACCCGGACCCCACTGAGAAAGAAGTCCGGGAAGCGCTGTCGGACAATCTCTGTCGGTGTACCGGCTACAAGAAAATCGTCGAAGCGGTGCTAGACGCCGCCGAGCGGCTGAACGACGAGACAGCCGTCGCCGCCGACGGTGGGACGGCAGTGGATAGCGACAGCACCGCCACTGTGACCGAGTGTTCACTCGGCGGATGCGATTGCATGGAGGGCGAGCAGTGA
- a CDS encoding xanthine dehydrogenase family protein molybdopterin-binding subunit has product MSDSDRARETGERPDRTGVEGTDPTDADTESGANAAREPDRKPESERDAITVDEEKDDARKIVTGDARYTADYRDRFPDLAHGKVVRSDIAHGYVESIDTSEAEAMDGVDAVITPFDDVVPDKLYSSSGQSYPEPSPWDLKVLREHVRFVGDPVAAVAADDPETADRAARKIDIEYRELDAVFDPEAAFDADAPQLFEADDVENKQSGADYNRNLESHFEGELGDADAAFERADNDEERHVIQTEWETPYQSHCVPEPHTTIAYTDEDDRHTFITATQVPFHTRRQIAHLFDVPIRDVRVKKPRIGAGFGSKQEMAIEPVAFALHLAAGRPVKLEMSRQEEFTALRFRHPMQMQMRTAVTDEGDIEAMDLYTLSNSGAYGTHGMTVANNVGTKPLPLYPRVPNVRFSGDVVHTNLPMGAAMRGYGAPQGHFAVEAHMDEVARRLDFDPIEFRLRNAVREGDLDQSVAILKDGDRFAREIRSCGIRECIDRGKAAIGYDDLEQPDEEHLHRGVGMALIAQGSGVAGKELGAAQVQMNEDGSFHLQVGGVDTGTGADTMFSQIAAEVLGCAPEDIVVIAADTDLTPFDYGAYASSTTYISGRAVKNAAEDAKERLLEWGSKLLDEPPEVLETGDDGVYSERTENRVSLDEIGYEATYGDDEREHILGDGNHSTDESPPPYGAQFADVTVNEETGEYELNKLVFAADCGVAINPALVEGQIEGGEHMSLEYATSGDLTFDDEGAPEVLGFRQYGMPRTTDHPEMETILVETHEPTGPFGAKSIAELPTNGVPPALSNAIRDAVGVRLAELPFTADDLKTALDKRSADDR; this is encoded by the coding sequence GTGAGCGATTCCGACCGGGCGCGGGAGACGGGCGAGCGGCCCGACAGGACAGGGGTGGAGGGGACAGACCCCACCGACGCCGATACGGAGTCAGGGGCGAACGCAGCACGCGAACCCGACCGGAAGCCCGAATCCGAGCGCGACGCCATTACCGTGGACGAAGAGAAAGACGACGCGCGGAAAATCGTCACCGGCGATGCCCGGTATACGGCGGACTACCGCGACCGGTTCCCGGACCTCGCCCACGGGAAAGTGGTTCGCAGCGACATCGCCCACGGCTACGTCGAGTCAATCGACACGAGCGAAGCCGAGGCGATGGATGGCGTCGACGCTGTCATCACGCCGTTCGACGACGTGGTTCCGGACAAGCTGTACTCCAGTTCGGGCCAGTCCTATCCCGAGCCGAGCCCGTGGGATCTGAAAGTACTCCGCGAACACGTCCGCTTCGTCGGCGACCCGGTCGCAGCCGTGGCGGCCGACGACCCGGAGACAGCAGACCGAGCCGCCCGGAAAATCGATATCGAGTACCGTGAGCTGGATGCCGTCTTCGACCCTGAAGCGGCTTTCGACGCGGATGCACCACAACTGTTCGAAGCCGACGACGTGGAGAACAAGCAGTCGGGCGCGGACTACAACCGAAACCTCGAATCGCACTTCGAGGGAGAGCTCGGTGACGCGGATGCGGCGTTTGAGCGGGCGGACAACGACGAGGAGCGGCACGTCATCCAGACAGAGTGGGAGACGCCGTATCAGTCCCACTGCGTCCCGGAACCACACACAACCATCGCCTACACGGACGAGGACGACCGACATACGTTCATCACGGCAACGCAGGTCCCCTTTCACACCCGCCGCCAGATAGCACACCTGTTCGACGTGCCCATCCGCGACGTGCGGGTGAAGAAGCCGCGTATCGGCGCGGGGTTCGGATCGAAACAAGAGATGGCAATCGAGCCTGTCGCGTTCGCGCTGCACCTCGCGGCCGGCCGACCGGTCAAACTGGAGATGAGCCGTCAAGAGGAGTTCACCGCACTCCGCTTTCGGCACCCGATGCAGATGCAGATGCGGACCGCAGTCACCGACGAGGGCGACATCGAGGCGATGGACCTCTACACGCTGTCGAACTCGGGGGCCTACGGGACCCACGGCATGACCGTCGCGAACAACGTCGGAACGAAGCCACTTCCCCTTTACCCCCGAGTCCCGAACGTCCGCTTTTCGGGGGACGTGGTCCACACGAACCTCCCGATGGGCGCGGCAATGCGGGGTTACGGCGCGCCACAAGGCCACTTCGCTGTCGAAGCACACATGGACGAGGTGGCCCGCCGCCTCGACTTCGACCCCATCGAGTTCCGCCTGCGGAACGCGGTCCGTGAGGGCGACCTCGACCAAAGCGTCGCCATTCTGAAAGACGGCGACCGATTCGCCCGAGAGATCCGCTCCTGTGGCATCCGCGAGTGCATCGACCGCGGCAAGGCAGCTATCGGCTACGACGACTTAGAGCAACCGGACGAAGAGCACCTGCACCGCGGCGTCGGCATGGCGCTGATCGCACAGGGCAGTGGCGTCGCGGGGAAGGAACTCGGCGCGGCGCAGGTCCAGATGAACGAGGACGGGAGCTTCCACCTGCAGGTCGGCGGCGTCGATACCGGGACGGGCGCAGACACGATGTTCTCCCAGATCGCTGCCGAGGTGCTGGGCTGTGCTCCCGAAGATATCGTTGTCATCGCCGCCGACACCGACCTGACGCCCTTTGACTACGGCGCGTACGCTTCCTCGACGACATACATCAGCGGCCGCGCGGTCAAGAACGCCGCCGAGGACGCCAAAGAACGGCTCCTAGAGTGGGGGTCGAAGCTACTCGACGAGCCGCCCGAGGTGCTCGAAACTGGCGACGACGGCGTGTACAGCGAGCGGACCGAAAACCGCGTGTCGCTGGACGAAATCGGCTACGAAGCCACCTATGGCGACGACGAGCGCGAACACATCCTCGGGGACGGGAACCACTCGACCGACGAGAGCCCGCCGCCATACGGCGCGCAGTTCGCTGACGTGACAGTGAACGAAGAGACCGGCGAATACGAACTCAACAAACTAGTGTTCGCCGCCGACTGTGGCGTCGCCATCAACCCCGCGCTGGTCGAGGGGCAGATCGAGGGCGGCGAGCACATGAGCCTCGAATACGCTACCAGCGGCGACCTCACCTTCGACGACGAGGGGGCCCCCGAAGTGCTCGGGTTCCGCCAGTACGGGATGCCGCGAACGACGGACCACCCCGAGATGGAGACGATTCTCGTTGAGACTCACGAACCCACGGGTCCGTTCGGCGCGAAGTCTATCGCGGAACTCCCGACGAACGGCGTCCCGCCGGCGCTCTCGAACGCGATTCGCGACGCCGTCGGCGTTCGGCTGGCAGAGCTACCGTTTACCGCGGACGACCTGAAGACGGCACTCGACAAGCGGTCTGCTGACGATAGGTGA
- a CDS encoding DsrE/DsrF/TusD sulfur relay family protein, whose translation MAYIGFLLTGGPFDSERWRTAYELGRAALDQGHEVSYFHYLDGALVPVADQTLPGCSDSGLYDEMPTEKFQELISDGAEVICCGLCVDARGIDADADYPDGVEVGLLPDLADIVGEADRVVSL comes from the coding sequence ATGGCGTACATCGGGTTTCTGCTGACAGGCGGTCCCTTCGACAGCGAGCGGTGGCGGACCGCCTACGAACTGGGGCGGGCGGCGCTGGATCAGGGCCACGAGGTGAGCTACTTCCACTACCTCGACGGCGCGCTCGTCCCCGTCGCGGACCAGACGCTGCCCGGCTGTTCGGATAGCGGGCTGTACGACGAAATGCCGACCGAGAAGTTCCAAGAACTCATCTCGGATGGGGCGGAGGTCATCTGTTGCGGTCTCTGCGTCGACGCCCGCGGCATCGATGCCGACGCGGACTACCCCGACGGCGTCGAGGTGGGCCTGCTTCCCGACCTCGCGGACATCGTCGGCGAGGCGGATCGGGTGGTTTCGCTATGA
- a CDS encoding DsrE family protein: MKRDVVVLLTRAPYGRVHIPEGLRAARGVAAGFDLHDVTVIFTQDGVYGAREAVDREALNMSGHVADLVEQGGQMIADAGAMAERGVDEGEIADDVAVWSGDRITARIHDAERTLDF, translated from the coding sequence ATGAAACGAGATGTCGTCGTGTTGCTCACCCGCGCTCCGTACGGCCGGGTCCACATCCCCGAGGGTCTTCGCGCGGCCCGTGGTGTCGCGGCCGGGTTCGACCTGCACGACGTGACCGTCATATTCACTCAAGACGGTGTGTACGGCGCTCGGGAAGCTGTCGACCGCGAGGCCCTCAATATGAGCGGGCACGTCGCCGACTTGGTGGAGCAGGGCGGACAGATGATCGCGGATGCGGGGGCGATGGCCGAGCGCGGCGTCGACGAGGGTGAAATCGCCGACGACGTGGCAGTCTGGTCGGGCGACCGCATCACCGCCCGCATCCACGACGCCGAACGGACACTGGACTTCTGA